The DNA window CCTCAAAACAGCCGATGAAAGTTCTACATACAGTGTACTGCCTTTTAAAACCACATTTTTAGTATAATAATTCACGCCATTCCCCATCAGATTTTTCCATGCCTCCCTCACGTCGATCTGATCCATTCCGGGTTGCAATTTGTTGACTTGTATAATCTGTTTCAAAACATCACCAACAGTGCTTTGATTATTTAGTCTTTTTGCCATCGCCTAGAATATTTATCGGGGTTGCTTTTTTGTAATGGTATTCTTTGTCCTCTGTATTTTTGAATACTAATTTTTCCTCCGAAACTGCAATCAATTCTTCCGACCATTTAGCATAGGGCGTGTTATAATCAAAGAATACCTTATCATTTGCGAATCGAATTTTTAGGTTCTCCTGAGTATCGTTTACCACAAAAGTACCGTCCAATTGTGGCATCACTTTTTTTCTAAAACCGTTATTATTGGCGTCAATTTCAAAATAATCATAACTTTCGTTGACCGTGTAATTTTTGTCTTCACCTTCCTCAAAAACCACTTTCTCTATTTCCCAATAGCCATTGATTTTGGAAATAGCGGAAGGATTTATCTTTTGCTGGCAAGAAACAAATAGTAATGAGAGGAATAAAATGCAAACGGTATTTTTCATAATTATTAGGAGCTTCTTCCCGCTGTACACTGTATCTTTTTATTTTTTTAAAGAAAAAAAATAAAAAGGATGCCGCTTCCATCGGGGCTAGGATATTAGAAATAAAATATTTTTTTCTTTACGACAAAGTTAGTCTTAAAAAATTCAACGCAAACAAAATTTAAAAAAACTCATTAAACTTTTTTTGATATTTTTGGTCTTACATCCAAACTTTCGAACTATGTATAAACTATTTTACTTTTTACTAATCGTTGTACTATGTACTTCCTGCAGTTCTGAAAACCCAGAACAAACCCCTACACCAAGCGAAACCATGTATTTCCCACCAGTGACAGGTGATGTTTGGGAAACTAAATCTATAGCCGACTTAGGTTGGAAACAAACTGCCGTTCAACCACTTTTAGATTATTTAGCACTCAAAAACTCCAAAGGTTTTATCATATTGGTGAATGGCAGAATCGTTATGGAAAATTATTTCAACGGGCATTCGGCTGCAACTCCTTGGTATTGGGCTAGTGCAGGCAAAACTTTAACGGCAACAATGACAGGAATCGCCCAACAGGAAAGCTTGCTCAACATCAACAATAAAGTTTCTGATTACATCGGAACCGGTTGGACAAGTATACCATTGGCAAAAGAAAACTTGATTACCAATAAACATTTGCTCACAATGACTTCAGGTCTTGATGACACCACTGATGATGTAACTCCTGCAAAACTGATTTACAAAGCCGATGCAGGAACACGATGGGCATATCACAATGTATATGTAAAATTGCAAGATGTCATTGCCAAAGCCAGCGGACAAACTTGGTCCAACTATTTCAATAGCAAATTGAGAGATAAACTAGGAATGACGGGCGCTTGGATACAAGATGGCAACAATAGCGTCTATTGGAGCACAACCCGAAGTATGGCTCGCTTTGGTTTATTAATGCTCAACAAAGGGAAATGGGAAAACACAACCATTCTCAACGAAACCTTTTTTAACGAAGCCACGAACACCTCTCAAAACATCAATTTAGGTTATGGTTATTTGTGGTGGCTAAATGGAAAAGAAAGTTATCATTTGCCTCAGTCTCAACTACAATTTAAAGGAAGTTTAATTCCAACTGGGTCCAATGACATGTTTATGGCTTTAGGGAAAAATGATCAAAAAATCTACGTAATTCCAAGCAAAAAAATGGTAGTCATCAGGATGGGAGAGGCTGCCGATTCAGTAAATCTAGCCTTATCTGATTTTGATGATGTACTTTGGCAAAAAATAAATGCTTTATACCAATAAGTATTATTTGCTTTTCATCCCTTTAAAAAAACCAAGAATAAAAAAAACAGCCCCTAATAGTAAACAAATATAATAAAGAGGTATGTTTTTGTCTCGCACAACATTAGATAATACAAATGCTATAATACTTGCAAAGTAGAAATAAATCGGTTTGATGTTCTCATAAAAACTCACTAGACTTCTATTTAAAAAAACTATCTACAAATTCATATTTATTGAAGACTTGTAAATCCTCAATTCCTTCGCCAACTCCAATGTATTTAACAGGGATCTGAAATTGGTCTGAAATCCCTATAACCACTCCACCTTTGGCAGTACCGTCCAGTTTTGTGACAGCAAGTGAAGTCACTTCGGTGGCAGCTGTAAATTGTTTGGCCTGTTCGAAAGCATTTTGACCTGTCGAGCCGTCAATAACTAACAAAACATCGTGTGGTGCATCGCCAACTACTTTTTGCATTACTCGTTTTACTTTGGTCAACTCGTTCATCAAATTGATTTTATTATGCAAACGACCCGCTGTATCAATAATAACAATATCTGCATTTTGAGCAACAGCCGATTGCAAAGTATCAAAAGCTACTGAAGCGGGATCACTTCCCATATCTTGTCTTACAATAGGAACGCCCACTCTGTCTGCCCAAATTTGTAGTTGATCGATGGCTGCGGCACGAAACGTATCGGCTGCGCCAAGCACTACTTTATGTCCTGCTTTTTTAAATTGATAAGCTAATTTCCCAATAGTTGTCGTTTTTCCAACACCGTTTACACCAACAACCATCAAAACATAAGGTTTGGCTTTGATTGGAATTACAAATTCAGTTGCTTCTCCTGAATTAGTTTCAGAAAGCAAACCTGCAATTTCCTCACGTAAAATTTGGTTGAGTTCGTCTGTTCCAAGGAATTTATCTTCGGCAACTCGTTTTTCAATCCGGGTGATTATCTTTAGTGTAGTATTCACGCCCACATCAGAAGCAACCAAGACTTCCTCCAAGTTATCTAAAACCTCATCGTCAACTTTAGATTTACCTGCAACAGCTTTGGTTAACTTAGAAAAAAAAGATGTTTTTGTTTTCTCAAGACCTTTGTCGAGGGACTCCTTTTTTTCGGAAGAAAATATTTTTTTAAAAAAACTCATTATAGTAAAAAGTTAGAAGTTAGAAGTTAGAAGTTAGAAGTTAGAAAACTCCACTTCCGCTTTTCATTTAGTACAAAATCTAAAAACGTTTTAAGTCCACAAAAAATTGGCGCAAAGGCTATACAACAGCAATCAATCGAGGCAAATATAGAAAATAAAAAAGCTACTTCCGAATGAAAGTAGCTTTTCTATATAATGCGATAGTTAATTATTTCTTTTTCAAGAATTCATCAACTGCTTCAGGAGCCATAATAGATTCTACGAATGTATATGCGCCAGTTTTAGGAGATTTTACCATTTTGATGGCTTTTGATAATCTCTTAGAAGATGTCTGTAAGGATGCTACGGTTTTCTTTGCCATGATTCTATGTTGTTTGTATTTTAATAAATCTCAAATGCGACATCTAAGATTATCTCAAAATCTCTAATTATTATTTAATTTCTTTGTGAACTGTTACACGTTTCAAGATTGGATTAAATTTTTTAATCTCTAATCTGTCTGGAGTATTTTTTTTGTTCTTTGTTGTAATATAACGAGAAGTTCCTGCAACACCTGTTGTTTTGTGTTCAGTACATTCTAAAATTACTTGGATTCTATTTCCTTTTGCTTTCTTTGCCATCTTGATCTATTTTTTAGGAATGGATTATTTAATAAATCCGCCTGCTTGCGCTTTTTTCAAAACTGCAGCGATTCCATTTTTGTTAATTGTTTTTACCGTAGATGCAGCTACTCTAAGAGTAATCCATCTATCTTCTTCTGGAAGATAAAAACGCTTTTTAACTAAGTTTACAGAAAATTTTCTCTTAGTTTTGTTCATAGCGTGAGAAACGTTATTTCCTACCATCGCTCTTTTACCTGTAAGGTCGCAAACTCTTGACATTATCTTATCTTTTATCGTTATTCAAAATCAGGGTGCAAAGAAAAGAAAAATAAATGGATGGTGCAAAAAAAATATTAGACATTTTTCAAAATTTCTTTTCGAAGCATTTCTAAACTCTTGATAGCCGCTCTATCTATGACTTTATCACGGGGTTGACCAAAATTAAACTCTTCAATTATCACCTCATTTGGTGTTGCCAATGCAATAAATACTGTTCCTACTTCGGCCTCTGAATCCCCTTTTGATGGTCCAGCATTCCCAGTTGTGGCAATTGCATAGTCTGTTTTCATCATTTTCTGAACATTTATCGCCATTTCCTTCACCACTTCCGCACTTACTACCGAATGTTTTTTGATACTATCCTCGGAAATTCCCAAAATCGCTATTTTAGCCTCTGTCGCATAGGAAACTACACTCCCTTTAAAATAATTGGAAGCTCCAGAAACCGAAGTCAAAATCTGAGCGATTTTCCCTCCTGTACAGCTTTCGGCAGTAGCAATGGTTTTGTTTTGCTGCGTCAAAAGTCGCCCGATGACTATTTCCAAGGTCTCATCATCTTCAAAACCCACGATACTGTTGCCGAGTATTTTAGATAAAGAGGTCACATTTTTAGAAATGGATTTCTCCAAAAATTCTTTATCGTTACCACGTGCTGATAGTCGCAATCGTACTCGACCCGGACTTGGCAAATAGGCTAATTTTATGAAATCGGGTAAATTATTTTCCCAATTTTCGATGGTTTCGGCCAATAAACTTTCGCCAATCCCATAGGTTAAAACCGTTTTATGAATGATGTAAGGACGTTGATATTCGATGACAATTTTTGGAATAATTTCGTTTTCGACCAAATATTTCATTTCAAATGGAACTCCTGGTAGCGAAATAAAGACGGTGTTTCCTTTTTTCATCCACATGCCTGGCGCTGTTCCTACTTGGTTGTGAAGCACTGTGCATTTTGATGGAACTAAGGCTTGATCAATATTCAATTGGGTAATCTTCCGCTTATAAAAACCTTCTATAATCTGGGTTACATGCTTCAGTACTTGGTCGTTTTGAATGAGTTCATCATCAAAATAATCACAAAAAGTCTTCTTAGTAATATCATCTTTTGTGGGACCAAGTCCACCTGTAATGATGACCAAATCAACTTCGTCCTGCAGTTTTTCAAAAGTGGAAAGAATGTGCTGTTTGTTATCACTAATTGAAATCATTTCGTGAATTTCGACACCTATTCTGTCCAATGATTTGGCAATAAATCCCGAATTGGTATCAACAATTTGCCCGATTAAGATTTCGTCGCCAATGGTTATTATGGATGCTTTCATTTTGAAGTCGGAAGTTTGAAGTTTGAGGTTGGAAGTTGGGAGTTAAAGAATGTCAATTTTGAAATTTCAATCTAAATTCTGAAATCTACAATCTGAAATCTTTTTAGCCCTGATGGAAGTGGAAAGCTTTTTTGCCAAAATCACTATTTTTTCTAAATAAAAAAGAGCGACCAGAGGAAGCTCCTTTTTTATTTTTTTAGAAAAAAAGTGATTTAAAAAAAACTTGTAACGTACAGCAGGATGAGCTTCTTATAAATCGAAATCTTTCTTTAATTCTTTTACCGCATCTTTCACCTGATGTTTGATACTCTTGAATGTTTCTTTGATTTCTTTAGTTTCACCCTCCGTTTTCGTCCAGGCCTCGACTTGAAGAATTTCTTCGAAAGCCACTTTTAAACCAAGCAAATCCAGAGATGGCTTTACTTTGTGCGCATAAGAATAGGCGTGTTTGTGATCTTTCTTTTTGATTCCTTCTTTGATTTGTGCGATATCTTCGGGAATTTCGTTTACAAACAACGTTACGATTTGAAGAACAAATTCTGGGTCGTTATCTGAAAGTGCGTACACTTTTGCTAAGTTGTAATATAGTGCCATTTATTTGATTTGTATGCTAAATAATTTGTTTCCTTCTAAAAATCCTTCTAAAACATCATCTGGCTTTACTGCAGCAACTCCTGCAGGCGTCCCAGTAAAAATGATGTCACCAATTTTTAATGTAAAATATTGCGAAATATAAGCAATTAGTTCATCAATCTTCCACAACATATGGCTTGTATTGCCTTTTTGTACTGTTTGATTATTATTGGTTAATTCAAATGTAATATTTTCTAATGAATTGAATTTACTTTTTGGTAAAAATTCGCCAATAACGGCTGAACCGTCAAATGCTTTGGCTTTTTCCCAAGGCAATCCCTTGGCTTTTAATTCGTTTTGCAAATCGCGCGC is part of the Flavobacterium nackdongense genome and encodes:
- a CDS encoding serine hydrolase domain-containing protein, translating into MYKLFYFLLIVVLCTSCSSENPEQTPTPSETMYFPPVTGDVWETKSIADLGWKQTAVQPLLDYLALKNSKGFIILVNGRIVMENYFNGHSAATPWYWASAGKTLTATMTGIAQQESLLNINNKVSDYIGTGWTSIPLAKENLITNKHLLTMTSGLDDTTDDVTPAKLIYKADAGTRWAYHNVYVKLQDVIAKASGQTWSNYFNSKLRDKLGMTGAWIQDGNNSVYWSTTRSMARFGLLMLNKGKWENTTILNETFFNEATNTSQNINLGYGYLWWLNGKESYHLPQSQLQFKGSLIPTGSNDMFMALGKNDQKIYVIPSKKMVVIRMGEAADSVNLALSDFDDVLWQKINALYQ
- the rpmG gene encoding 50S ribosomal protein L33, yielding MAKKAKGNRIQVILECTEHKTTGVAGTSRYITTKNKKNTPDRLEIKKFNPILKRVTVHKEIK
- a CDS encoding Hpt domain-containing protein, with protein sequence MALYYNLAKVYALSDNDPEFVLQIVTLFVNEIPEDIAQIKEGIKKKDHKHAYSYAHKVKPSLDLLGLKVAFEEILQVEAWTKTEGETKEIKETFKSIKHQVKDAVKELKKDFDL
- the ftsY gene encoding signal recognition particle-docking protein FtsY; translated protein: MSFFKKIFSSEKKESLDKGLEKTKTSFFSKLTKAVAGKSKVDDEVLDNLEEVLVASDVGVNTTLKIITRIEKRVAEDKFLGTDELNQILREEIAGLLSETNSGEATEFVIPIKAKPYVLMVVGVNGVGKTTTIGKLAYQFKKAGHKVVLGAADTFRAAAIDQLQIWADRVGVPIVRQDMGSDPASVAFDTLQSAVAQNADIVIIDTAGRLHNKINLMNELTKVKRVMQKVVGDAPHDVLLVIDGSTGQNAFEQAKQFTAATEVTSLAVTKLDGTAKGGVVIGISDQFQIPVKYIGVGEGIEDLQVFNKYEFVDSFFK
- a CDS encoding lipocalin family protein; translated protein: MKNTVCILFLSLLFVSCQQKINPSAISKINGYWEIEKVVFEEGEDKNYTVNESYDYFEIDANNNGFRKKVMPQLDGTFVVNDTQENLKIRFANDKVFFDYNTPYAKWSEELIAVSEEKLVFKNTEDKEYHYKKATPINILGDGKKTK
- a CDS encoding competence/damage-inducible protein A; protein product: MKASIITIGDEILIGQIVDTNSGFIAKSLDRIGVEIHEMISISDNKQHILSTFEKLQDEVDLVIITGGLGPTKDDITKKTFCDYFDDELIQNDQVLKHVTQIIEGFYKRKITQLNIDQALVPSKCTVLHNQVGTAPGMWMKKGNTVFISLPGVPFEMKYLVENEIIPKIVIEYQRPYIIHKTVLTYGIGESLLAETIENWENNLPDFIKLAYLPSPGRVRLRLSARGNDKEFLEKSISKNVTSLSKILGNSIVGFEDDETLEIVIGRLLTQQNKTIATAESCTGGKIAQILTSVSGASNYFKGSVVSYATEAKIAILGISEDSIKKHSVVSAEVVKEMAINVQKMMKTDYAIATTGNAGPSKGDSEAEVGTVFIALATPNEVIIEEFNFGQPRDKVIDRAAIKSLEMLRKEILKNV
- a CDS encoding DUF721 domain-containing protein, with product MAKRLNNQSTVGDVLKQIIQVNKLQPGMDQIDVREAWKNLMGNGVNYYTKNVVLKGSTLYVELSSAVLREELTHGKSKIVAMINEELRRDVVKEVVLR
- the rpmB gene encoding 50S ribosomal protein L28; translation: MSRVCDLTGKRAMVGNNVSHAMNKTKRKFSVNLVKKRFYLPEEDRWITLRVAASTVKTINKNGIAAVLKKAQAGGFIK
- a CDS encoding fumarylacetoacetate hydrolase family protein yields the protein MKIICIGRNYAQHIAELQNERPTEPVIFMKPDSAIVLKQHPFVMPEFSNDIHHEIELIVKINKVGKYIDAKFAHKYYDEISVGIDFTARDLQNELKAKGLPWEKAKAFDGSAVIGEFLPKSKFNSLENITFELTNNNQTVQKGNTSHMLWKIDELIAYISQYFTLKIGDIIFTGTPAGVAAVKPDDVLEGFLEGNKLFSIQIK
- a CDS encoding DUF4295 domain-containing protein — protein: MAKKTVASLQTSSKRLSKAIKMVKSPKTGAYTFVESIMAPEAVDEFLKKK